One genomic window of Halobellus limi includes the following:
- a CDS encoding DUF3179 domain-containing (seleno)protein, translating into MTQTDRTSVDRLRWLTEQLLVRDADVHATAVSALADEGDERVVPHLVELLVIDSIANDWERFGFPAVLRERDPPRYLELPEVRWPGIRDALASLADPDFDSDHAWVEWETWYSQQEIDPLDGFEEWKLRLYRSYLPPVGGLLDCEPREFDLQGIRWGNCDRSFLAALNGPTFVPGEAVDASGDADDRDVPEDDAPERYLDDDHVVFGFEIEGTAYAVPRWVLFPHELLNAELQGVPVSLTYCTLCNAPILYDRRVPTGGDGADGPSGADDPDGADALDVRTFGSTGMLASGNKVMYDEETETLWDQHAGTPIGGETLATDPDLFLDQFAVTQTEWGDWKAEYPATLALDLDTGYGYDYSYYDGNVDFFEHYWNREEIVQPGVRREEGPLPEKASVYGVVADDPDEVWVISIDDLREGEGSVLEAEIGDRDVVALLDATDDVAVYEAPAGPVERVETDEGEIALVDGEGTRWSLSRNELRSAGGETRERIPGRHGLWFAFRTHYETAHVLS; encoded by the coding sequence GTGACACAGACTGATCGAACCTCGGTGGACCGGCTCCGGTGGTTGACCGAGCAACTGCTCGTCCGCGACGCCGACGTGCACGCGACGGCGGTCTCGGCGCTCGCCGACGAGGGCGACGAACGGGTCGTGCCGCACCTCGTCGAACTGCTGGTGATCGACAGCATCGCGAACGACTGGGAGCGCTTCGGCTTCCCGGCCGTGCTCAGAGAGCGCGATCCGCCGCGCTACCTCGAACTCCCGGAGGTCCGCTGGCCCGGCATCCGCGACGCGCTCGCGAGCCTCGCCGATCCCGACTTCGACTCCGATCACGCGTGGGTCGAGTGGGAGACGTGGTACTCCCAGCAGGAGATCGACCCGCTCGACGGGTTCGAGGAGTGGAAACTGCGGTTGTACCGGTCGTACCTCCCGCCGGTCGGCGGCCTGTTGGACTGCGAGCCGCGGGAGTTCGACCTGCAGGGGATCCGGTGGGGCAACTGCGACCGCTCGTTCCTCGCCGCGCTGAACGGGCCGACGTTCGTCCCCGGCGAGGCCGTCGACGCGAGCGGCGATGCGGACGACCGTGACGTCCCCGAGGACGACGCCCCCGAACGCTACCTCGACGACGATCACGTCGTCTTCGGCTTCGAGATCGAGGGGACGGCCTACGCCGTCCCGCGGTGGGTGCTGTTCCCGCACGAACTGCTGAACGCGGAACTCCAGGGCGTGCCGGTGAGTCTCACCTACTGCACGCTCTGTAACGCGCCGATCCTCTACGACCGGCGGGTCCCGACCGGCGGCGACGGCGCTGACGGGCCGAGCGGAGCGGACGACCCCGACGGGGCCGACGCCCTCGACGTCCGGACCTTCGGCAGCACCGGGATGCTCGCCTCGGGCAACAAGGTGATGTACGACGAGGAGACCGAGACCCTGTGGGACCAACACGCCGGGACACCGATCGGCGGCGAAACGCTCGCAACGGACCCGGACCTGTTCCTCGACCAGTTCGCCGTCACCCAGACCGAGTGGGGCGACTGGAAGGCCGAGTATCCGGCCACCCTCGCGCTCGATCTCGACACGGGCTACGGGTACGACTACTCGTACTACGACGGCAACGTCGACTTCTTCGAGCACTACTGGAACCGCGAGGAGATCGTCCAGCCCGGGGTCCGGCGCGAGGAGGGGCCGCTCCCGGAGAAGGCGTCGGTGTACGGCGTCGTCGCGGACGACCCAGACGAGGTCTGGGTGATCTCGATCGACGACCTCCGCGAGGGGGAGGGCAGCGTCCTGGAGGCCGAGATAGGAGATCGAGACGTCGTCGCCCTGCTGGATGCGACGGACGACGTCGCCGTCTACGAGGCGCCGGCGGGCCCCGTCGAGCGCGTCGAGACCGACGAGGGAGAGATCGCCCTCGTCGACGGCGAGGGGACGCGGTGGTCGCTCTCGCGGAACGAACTGCGGTCGGCGGGCGGCGAGACCCGCGAGCGGATCCCCGGCCGACACGGCCTCTGGTTCGCGTTCCGGACGCACTACGAGACGGCGCACGTGCTGTCGTAA
- a CDS encoding FAD-binding and (Fe-S)-binding domain-containing protein: MPDRDSDAVSDGGDAVPDGGVARAAPARDARSDYEYVSESVERPDLVDALEPRVDGEVRFDTYTRQMYATDASAYEVTPIGVVFPTSTDDVASVVSYCAEEEIPVLPRGGGTSLAGQTVNEAVVLDFTRHMDAVYDVDPDAREARVQAGTVLATLNDRAAEYGLTFGPDPAAGNRSAIGGAIGNNSTGAHSLVYEKTDHYVEEAEVVLADGTVTTFGEVAVEDLRERADPEGDAEARVAAGVVAVLDEHAEEIHERYPEMKRNVSGYNLDRLVAEAEGEYGEEGVVNLARLLAGSEGTLAVVTEATVSLEPVPETKSVALLTYDSVVDTVSDVVHVLEHDPAAVELIDDVLIELASNTSEFEEVAGKLPDRTEAALLVEFYAESDEAGREKVQALLDDRVPDRGDAAGGGGDAETTADPDRYAFDALEAHDDEDRKELWKLRKSGLPILLSRTSDAKHISFLEDCAVPPEHLPQFVTEFQSVLEEHDTFASFYAHAGPGVLHVRPLVNTKSQTDLDAMEAIGEAVTDLVVELGGSVSGEHGDGRARTQWNRKLYGDDLWFAFQDLKTAFDPDWLLNPGQVCGDVALTENLRFDPDYEFDAGFDPALVWDNENGMQGMVELCHGCGGCRTQQTEGGVMCPTYRAADEEIQATRGRANMLRQAMSGDLPDDPTDDEFVTEVMDLCIGCKGCANDCPSEVDMAKLKAEVTHAHHEEHGSSLRSKLFANVDTLAKVGSAFAPVSNWAAKVPGARTVLEETIGIASDRTLPTFERETLQDWFEARGGSRVTVGEADRHALLLPDTYTNYSHPEVGKAAVEVLEAAGVHVDVADVTDSGRPAFSKGYLDVARETAQEAVDALAPRIEEGWDVVVAEPSDAVMLQSDYGDLLAGDDVESVQANSYGVCEYLDTFRLDEAIDFATPDRSVAYHGHCHQKATKKDHHAVGVLRRAGYRVDPLDSGCCGMAGSFGYEAEHRAMSQAIGDTLKGQVDDSEAESVVAPGASCRTQLNDLGATVDRALLPDGDADRDEPPTPIEALAAGLADGR, from the coding sequence ATGCCTGACCGCGACAGCGATGCCGTTTCAGACGGCGGCGATGCCGTTCCCGACGGCGGCGTAGCCCGCGCCGCACCGGCGAGAGACGCCCGGTCGGACTACGAGTACGTCTCCGAGTCGGTCGAGCGACCCGACCTGGTCGACGCGCTCGAACCGCGCGTCGACGGCGAGGTCCGGTTCGACACCTACACGCGCCAGATGTACGCCACCGACGCCAGCGCCTACGAGGTGACGCCGATCGGCGTGGTGTTCCCGACGTCGACCGACGACGTCGCGAGCGTGGTCTCCTACTGCGCCGAGGAGGAGATCCCGGTCCTCCCGCGCGGCGGCGGCACCAGCCTCGCCGGCCAGACGGTCAACGAGGCCGTCGTCCTCGACTTCACGCGCCATATGGACGCGGTCTACGACGTCGACCCCGACGCCCGCGAGGCGCGCGTCCAGGCCGGGACGGTGCTCGCGACGCTCAACGACCGCGCCGCGGAGTACGGCCTGACGTTCGGGCCCGACCCGGCGGCGGGCAACCGCAGCGCGATCGGCGGGGCGATCGGCAACAACTCCACGGGCGCGCACTCGCTCGTCTACGAGAAGACGGACCACTACGTCGAGGAGGCCGAGGTAGTCCTCGCGGACGGGACGGTCACGACGTTCGGAGAGGTCGCGGTCGAGGACCTCCGCGAGCGCGCCGACCCCGAGGGCGACGCCGAGGCCCGAGTCGCCGCGGGCGTCGTCGCCGTGCTCGACGAGCACGCCGAGGAGATCCACGAGCGCTACCCGGAGATGAAGCGGAACGTCTCGGGGTACAACCTCGATCGGCTCGTCGCCGAGGCCGAGGGCGAGTACGGCGAGGAGGGCGTCGTCAACCTCGCGCGCCTGCTCGCGGGCTCCGAGGGGACGCTCGCGGTCGTCACGGAGGCCACCGTCTCGCTGGAGCCGGTCCCGGAGACGAAGTCGGTCGCGCTCCTGACGTACGACAGCGTCGTCGACACCGTCAGCGACGTCGTCCACGTGCTCGAACACGACCCGGCGGCGGTCGAACTCATCGACGACGTGCTGATCGAACTTGCGTCGAACACGAGCGAGTTCGAGGAGGTCGCGGGGAAGCTCCCCGACCGCACGGAGGCGGCGCTGCTGGTCGAGTTCTACGCCGAGAGCGACGAGGCCGGTCGCGAGAAAGTGCAGGCCCTCCTGGACGATCGCGTTCCCGATCGCGGTGACGCTGCGGGCGGCGGAGGCGACGCCGAGACGACCGCCGACCCCGACCGCTACGCCTTCGACGCCTTAGAGGCCCACGACGACGAGGATAGAAAGGAACTCTGGAAGCTCCGGAAGTCGGGTCTCCCGATCCTCCTGAGCCGGACGAGCGACGCCAAGCACATCAGCTTCCTGGAGGACTGCGCCGTCCCGCCGGAACACCTCCCGCAGTTCGTCACGGAGTTCCAGTCGGTCCTCGAAGAACACGACACGTTCGCCTCGTTCTACGCCCACGCCGGGCCGGGCGTCCTGCACGTCCGCCCGCTCGTGAACACCAAGTCCCAGACGGACCTGGACGCGATGGAGGCGATCGGCGAGGCCGTCACCGACCTCGTCGTCGAACTCGGCGGGTCGGTCTCGGGCGAGCACGGCGACGGCCGCGCGCGGACCCAGTGGAACCGGAAGCTCTACGGCGACGACCTCTGGTTCGCGTTCCAGGACCTCAAGACCGCGTTCGACCCCGACTGGCTCCTCAATCCGGGGCAGGTCTGCGGCGACGTCGCGCTCACGGAGAACCTCCGCTTCGATCCCGACTACGAGTTCGACGCCGGGTTCGACCCCGCCTTGGTGTGGGACAACGAGAACGGGATGCAGGGGATGGTCGAACTCTGTCACGGCTGCGGCGGCTGCCGCACCCAGCAGACCGAAGGCGGCGTGATGTGCCCGACCTACCGCGCGGCCGACGAGGAGATTCAGGCGACGCGCGGTCGGGCGAACATGCTCCGGCAGGCGATGAGCGGAGACCTCCCGGACGATCCGACCGACGACGAGTTCGTCACCGAGGTGATGGACCTCTGCATCGGCTGTAAGGGCTGTGCGAACGACTGCCCGAGCGAGGTCGATATGGCGAAGCTGAAGGCCGAGGTGACCCACGCCCACCACGAGGAACACGGCTCGTCGCTCCGCTCGAAGCTGTTCGCGAACGTCGACACGCTGGCGAAGGTCGGCAGCGCGTTCGCGCCGGTCTCGAACTGGGCCGCGAAGGTGCCGGGCGCGCGAACCGTGCTGGAGGAGACGATCGGCATCGCGAGCGACCGCACGCTCCCGACGTTCGAGCGCGAGACGCTGCAGGACTGGTTCGAGGCCCGCGGCGGCTCCCGCGTCACGGTCGGCGAGGCGGACCGCCACGCCCTCCTCCTCCCGGACACGTACACGAACTACAGTCACCCCGAGGTCGGGAAGGCCGCGGTCGAGGTGCTCGAAGCCGCCGGCGTCCACGTCGACGTCGCGGACGTGACCGACAGCGGTCGACCGGCCTTCTCGAAGGGCTACCTCGACGTCGCCCGGGAGACCGCACAGGAGGCGGTCGACGCGCTCGCGCCGCGGATCGAGGAGGGCTGGGACGTCGTCGTCGCCGAGCCCTCCGACGCGGTGATGCTCCAGTCGGACTACGGCGACCTCCTCGCCGGCGACGACGTCGAGAGCGTCCAGGCGAACAGTTACGGCGTCTGCGAGTACCTCGACACGTTCCGACTCGACGAAGCGATCGACTTTGCCACTCCTGATCGCTCGGTCGCCTACCACGGCCACTGCCACCAGAAGGCGACGAAGAAGGACCACCACGCCGTCGGCGTCCTCCGGCGGGCGGGCTACCGCGTCGATCCGCTCGATTCGGGGTGCTGTGGGATGGCCGGCTCCTTCGGGTACGAGGCCGAACACCGCGCGATGAGCCAGGCGATCGGCGACACCCTGAAGGGGCAGGTCGACGACAGCGAGGCCGAATCGGTCGTCGCCCCCGGTGCCTCGTGTCGGACGCAGCTCAACGACCTCGGCGCGACGGTCGACCGCGCGCTGTTGCCCGACGGCGACGCCGACAGGGACGAGCCGCCGACGCCGATCGAGGCGCTGGCGGCGGGGCTGGCGGACGGACGGTAA